One Bos javanicus breed banteng chromosome 9, ARS-OSU_banteng_1.0, whole genome shotgun sequence DNA window includes the following coding sequences:
- the LOC133253929 gene encoding large ribosomal subunit protein uL22-like — protein MVHYSLDPENPTKSCKSRGSNLRVHFKNTRETAQAIKGMHIQKATKYLKDVTLKKQRVPFRRYNGGAGRCAHAKQRGWTQGRRPKKSAEFLLHMLKNAESNAELKGLDVDSLVIEHIQVNKAPKMRRRTYRAHSRINPYMSSPCHTEMILTEKEQIVPKPEEKVAQKKKISQKKLKKQKLMAQE, from the coding sequence ATGGTGCACTATTCACTTGACccagaaaaccccacaaaatcatGCAAATCAAGAGGTTCAAATCTTCGTGTTCACTTTAAGAACACTCGTGAAACTGCCCAGGCCATAAAGGGTATGCATATCCAAAAAGCCACCAAGTATCTGAAGGATGTCACTTTAAAGAAGCAACGTGTGCCATTCCGTCGTTACAACGGTGGAGCTGGTAGGTGTGCACACGCCAAACAGCGGGGCTGGACGCAGGGTCGGCGGCCCAAAAAGAGTGCTGAATTTTTACTACACATGCTCAAAAATGCAGAGAGTAACGCTGAACTTAAGGGCTTAGATGTAGATTCTCTGGTCATTGAGCACATCCAAGTGAACAAAGCCCCCAAGATGCGGCGCAGGACTTACAGAGCTCACAGTCGGATCAACCCCTACATGAGCTCTCCCTGCCACACTGAGATGATCcttactgaaaaagaacagattgttcctaaaccagaagagaaggttgcacagaagaaaaagatatcccagaagaaactgaagaaacaaaaacttatggCCCAGGAATAA